Proteins from one Setaria italica strain Yugu1 chromosome V, Setaria_italica_v2.0, whole genome shotgun sequence genomic window:
- the LOC101785005 gene encoding uncharacterized protein LOC101785005 isoform X1, which yields MERIPAASAMDWSIDLDRGLRSRHQATRIRALDAASPRLRQLCACATSPAPAPVASSYGVLPGEARVFAETMLLRLATEFRTADGAMRARIVRTLLAAAGGRGALAGACVAEPDQLLRRVKAVYDTGSARDRALALRVFGCLAEVSKDSVHVRSLILSSLGASSALEVKSAIFAAGCICRLSEDFSWIILEVFRRLICSQTSEPQVIMAAIKAFSKLDCTLAVIHRVHEVGKQMVLGTLEDVFKYEMLYSLSRLVSKSIILFCDQVDLLLLFLNHDSTPMKSMVLKCMCFMFHRNTYHFSVIRTVFGRLLPLIDDEDLSLDCKSYVLRILQKNFCGKASGIHHFDGSELSKLLLAAESYLHSSSLEMQGTALEILVEVFCILKQVRPDLNMTILKGLPFAYAECQGATNNISLTSEENGMDRPLYNIITMIVNYIISLVNQVISCEKKKVTSGSICMPSEWDKKYIAPFRLMVKLVTCYPSAATVALGKLISVVKELSQINGRDYSEVAVTSVEPFQTIIALEELNTSNGNVELLATRIEASPIETDIGKGKLDSSKFDRKNKRSIMHDLTLCTLRFGNACHDVLCKTSGARYNLHDSIKGLIECVHQNDSQYWSTYEAFHLIMCACIARDTCKIRDGNQEPGDSKEGPSFFLTPSVWIAQELCALRMTKMLIKKQKYWEAYRSSMYCCRKGLWFTASFVFRKLADVFNPGSFSCWFKSLLLFSAGEIEMKLLLFPSATIKLVGELKTDNDLSEELYCAETDLDSILSESQELHGHQATITGICGRTGLANDALESNAASDYEFFFQRWFISLRSSFLEMLTDILGILSANSSAYEGREDHLNVSGEIIQGQILALASCSLRLSDLAKSYDLLAASHMDMDCHSSSSLARLAFMCSLLAFCTAYSVDFSRACSDVESCKLPKRFSYALVLQDLHGRVDGLDRQIVSKLQQFMPTSFDAQVCLQSSGRMNCSGDLEKDSYSLCHFAVASLLSAHGNAKANGMTRGLQLLSTILQKFMELPFVVPKYFFRVRPCLGAELYMFVSNPADKNEMSVEPGFQLSLTLCMQWKRLLERTAIRPMKLYCILATSSAPCLDTAGTRRKQFGPHKTAEMVELNSKLLWYLRSDLRKGRDEKDSQSSSEMVMAFARFEPADSGQGFSACLLNVSSFPEGLYQIKWHACCVDQNGSYFSLLPLTDGVVFSVRKS from the exons atggagaggATCCCGGCGGCATCCGCCATGGACTGGAGTATCGACCTCGACAGGGGACTCCGCTCCCGCCACCAGG CCACGCGCATCCGCGCCCTCGACGCCGCCAGCCCGCGCCTCCGCCAGCTCTGCGCTTGCGCCacctcccccgcccccgcgcccgTCGCATCCTCGTACGGCGTCCTGCCCGGGGAGGCGCGCGTCTTCGCGGAGACCatgctcctccgcctcgccaccGAGTTCAGGACCGCCGACGGCGCCATGCGGGCCCGCATCGTCAGGACCCTCCTTGCCGCTGCGGGGGGACGCGGCGCGCTGGCCGGGGCTTGCGTGGCGGAGCCCGACCAATTGCTCAGGAGGGTCAAGGCGGTGTACGACACGGGGAGCGCGCGGGACAGGGCACTCGCGCTGCGCGTGTTCGGCTGCCTCGCCGAGGTCTCCAAGGACAGCGTGCACGTCCGCTCTTTGATTCTCTCCAGCTTGGGCGCCTCAAGTGCTCTCGAG GTCAAGTCAGCAATCTTTGCGGCTGGTTGCATTTGTCGTCTGTCTGAGGACTTCTCATGGATAATTCTTGAAGTGTTCCGAAGATTGATTTGTTCTCAGACATCAGAACCACAAGTTATCATGGCAGCAATTAAGGCTTTCTCAAAGCTTGATTGTACGTTGGCTGTTATCCATAGAGTTCATGAG GTTGGAAAGCAGATGGTTCTAGGCACACTGGAAGATGTATTCAAATATGAAATGCTCTATTCGCTCTCAAGATTGGTATCCAAGTCGATCATTTTGTTCTGCGACCAG GTGGATTTACTGTTACTGTTTCTGAATCATGATTCCACTCCTATGAAGTCTATGGTGTTAAAATGCATGTGTTTTATGTTTCACAGAAATACCTACCATTTTTCAGTTATTAGGACTGTTTTTGGCAGATTGTTGCCACTaattgatgatgaggatctTTCACTTGACTGTAAGAGCTATGTGTTAAGGATTCTGCAGAAG AATTTCTGTGGTAAAGCGTCAGGCATTCATCATTTCGATGGTTCTGAATTATCTAAGCTTCTTCTGGCTGCTGAAAGTTATTTACATTCTTCTTCCTTGGAGATGCAAGGCACTGCTCTAGAAATACTTGTGGAAGTCTTTTGCATTCTCAAGCAAGTGAGGCCAGATTTGAACATGACCATTCTTAAGGGTTTACCATTTGCATATGCTGAGTGCCAAGGAGCAACCAACAACATATCACTAACTTCTGAAGAAAATGGTATGGACAGACCTCTGTATAATATCATAACAATGATTGTGAATTATATTATATCTCTGGTCAATCAAGTAATCAGCtgtgaaaagaaaaaagtcACTAGCGGAAGCATCTGCATGCCATCTGAATGGGATAAGAAATATATAGCTCCTTTCAGACTTATGGTGAAGCTTGTCACATGCTACCCTTCTGCGGCTACTGTTGCTCTTGGTAAACTAATCAGTGTGGTAAAAGAACTATCTCAAATTAATGGCCGTGATTACTCTGAAGTTGCCGTTACCTCTGTTGAACCATTCCAGACAATTATTGCTCTTGAGGAATTGAACACCTCAAATGGCAATGTTGAACTTTTAGCTACAAGGATTGAAGCTTCTCCCATTGAAACAGACATTGGTAAGGGAAAATTGGATTCCTCCAAATTTGACCGCAAGAATAAAAGGTCCATTATGCATGATCTTACTCTTTGCACGCTCAGGTTTGGAAATGCTTGTCACGATGTTCTTTGTAAGACATCTGGTGCTAGATACAATCTCCATGATAGCATTAAGGGTCTAATTGAGTGCGTTCATCAGAATGACTCTCAATACTGGAGCACATATGAAGCCTTCCATCTGATAATGTGTGCTTGTATTGCCCGGGATACTTGTAAAATCAGAGATGGGAATCAGGAACCAGGTGATTCAAAAGAGGGGCCAAGTTTTTTCTTAACTCCTTCTGTTTGGATAGCTCAGGAATTATGTGCACTTCGAATGACCAAAATGCTtataaaaaaacagaaatactgGGAAGCTTATAGGTCTTCCATGTACTGTTGTCGTAAAGGTCTCTGGTTCACTGCTTCCTTTGTCTTCAGGAAACTGGCAGATGTATTTAATCCAGGCTCTTTCAGTTGTTGGTTCAAATCATTGCTACTTTTTTCTGCTGGGGAAATTGAGATGAAGCTATTACTTTTTCCCTCAGCAACTATAAAGTTAGTTGGTGAGCTAAAAACAGACAATGATCTTAGCGAGGAGCTTTACTGTGCTGAAACAGATCTTGACAGTATTCTCAGTGAATCTCAAGAGTTGCATGGTCACCAAGCAACAATCACTGGTATTTGTGGCAGAACAGGCTTAGCTAATGATGCTCTAGAATCAAATGCCGCCTCAGATTATGAATTCTTTTTCCAGAGATGGTTCATTAGCCTCAGATCATCATTTCTTGAGATGTTAACTGACATTCTTGGTATTCTTAGTGCAAATTCTTCTGCATATGAAGGAAGAGAAGATCATTTAAATGTATCTGGAGAGATTATCCAAGGCCAAATACTTGCTTTGGCTAGTTGCTCTTTAAGATTAAGTGATCTGGCAAAGAGTTATGATCTCCTTGCTGCATCCCATATGGACATGGATTGTCATAGCTCTAGTAGTTTAGCCAGGCTTGCTTTCATGTGCTCGCTGTTGGCATTTTGTACTGCATATTCTGTGGATTTCTCAAGAGCATGTAGTGATGTAGAGTCATGCAAGCTTCCGAAGAGGTTTTCTTATGCTTTGGTCCTACAAGATTTACATGGAAGAGTAGATGGGTTGGACAGGCAGATTGTTTCCAAACTGCAACAGTTCATGCCCACTTCTTTTGATGCACAGGTCTGTTTACAGTCCAGTGGACGAATGAACTGTTCTGGAGATCTTGAAAAGGATTCATATTCTCTTTGCCATTTTGCCGTGGCATCGTTGCTTTCCGCACATGGGAATGCTAAAGCTAATGGAATGACAAGAGGGTTGCAACTTCTGTCCACCATTTTGCAGAAGTTTATGGAATTGCCTTTTGTGGTTCCCAAGTACTTCTTCAGAGTAAG GCCTTGCCTTGGCGCTGAACTTTACATGTTTGTTTCAAATCCTGCGGACAAAAATGAAATGTCGGTAGAGCCTGGTTTCCAGTTGTCTCTTACTCTCTGCATGCAGTGGAAGCGTTTGTTAGAGAGAACTGCCATTCGCCCCATGAAATTGTACTGCATTCTAGCCACAAGCTCGGCACCCTGCTTAGACACAGCAGGAACAAGAAGGAAGCAGTTTGGACCGCACAAGACTGCCGAAATGGTTGAGCTTAATTCCAAGCTGCTGTGGTACTTAAGGAGTGATTTGAGGAAGGGCAGGGATGAGAAGGATTCCCAGTCCAGCTCAGAGATGGTTATGGCCTTTGCACGCTTCGAACCAGCTGATAGCGGGCAGGGATTCTCGGCTTGCTTGCTGAATGTCTCCTCGTTCCCTGAAGGTTTGTATCAGATAAAGTGGCACGCGTGCTGTGTCGACCAGAACGGCTCCTATTTCAGCCTCCTGCCTCTGACCGATGGTGTCGTCTTCTCTGTCCGGAAGTCCTGA
- the LOC101785005 gene encoding uncharacterized protein LOC101785005 isoform X2 — MVLGTLEDVFKYEMLYSLSRLVSKSIILFCDQVDLLLLFLNHDSTPMKSMVLKCMCFMFHRNTYHFSVIRTVFGRLLPLIDDEDLSLDCKSYVLRILQKNFCGKASGIHHFDGSELSKLLLAAESYLHSSSLEMQGTALEILVEVFCILKQVRPDLNMTILKGLPFAYAECQGATNNISLTSEENGMDRPLYNIITMIVNYIISLVNQVISCEKKKVTSGSICMPSEWDKKYIAPFRLMVKLVTCYPSAATVALGKLISVVKELSQINGRDYSEVAVTSVEPFQTIIALEELNTSNGNVELLATRIEASPIETDIGKGKLDSSKFDRKNKRSIMHDLTLCTLRFGNACHDVLCKTSGARYNLHDSIKGLIECVHQNDSQYWSTYEAFHLIMCACIARDTCKIRDGNQEPGDSKEGPSFFLTPSVWIAQELCALRMTKMLIKKQKYWEAYRSSMYCCRKGLWFTASFVFRKLADVFNPGSFSCWFKSLLLFSAGEIEMKLLLFPSATIKLVGELKTDNDLSEELYCAETDLDSILSESQELHGHQATITGICGRTGLANDALESNAASDYEFFFQRWFISLRSSFLEMLTDILGILSANSSAYEGREDHLNVSGEIIQGQILALASCSLRLSDLAKSYDLLAASHMDMDCHSSSSLARLAFMCSLLAFCTAYSVDFSRACSDVESCKLPKRFSYALVLQDLHGRVDGLDRQIVSKLQQFMPTSFDAQVCLQSSGRMNCSGDLEKDSYSLCHFAVASLLSAHGNAKANGMTRGLQLLSTILQKFMELPFVVPKYFFRVRPCLGAELYMFVSNPADKNEMSVEPGFQLSLTLCMQWKRLLERTAIRPMKLYCILATSSAPCLDTAGTRRKQFGPHKTAEMVELNSKLLWYLRSDLRKGRDEKDSQSSSEMVMAFARFEPADSGQGFSACLLNVSSFPEGLYQIKWHACCVDQNGSYFSLLPLTDGVVFSVRKS; from the exons ATGGTTCTAGGCACACTGGAAGATGTATTCAAATATGAAATGCTCTATTCGCTCTCAAGATTGGTATCCAAGTCGATCATTTTGTTCTGCGACCAG GTGGATTTACTGTTACTGTTTCTGAATCATGATTCCACTCCTATGAAGTCTATGGTGTTAAAATGCATGTGTTTTATGTTTCACAGAAATACCTACCATTTTTCAGTTATTAGGACTGTTTTTGGCAGATTGTTGCCACTaattgatgatgaggatctTTCACTTGACTGTAAGAGCTATGTGTTAAGGATTCTGCAGAAG AATTTCTGTGGTAAAGCGTCAGGCATTCATCATTTCGATGGTTCTGAATTATCTAAGCTTCTTCTGGCTGCTGAAAGTTATTTACATTCTTCTTCCTTGGAGATGCAAGGCACTGCTCTAGAAATACTTGTGGAAGTCTTTTGCATTCTCAAGCAAGTGAGGCCAGATTTGAACATGACCATTCTTAAGGGTTTACCATTTGCATATGCTGAGTGCCAAGGAGCAACCAACAACATATCACTAACTTCTGAAGAAAATGGTATGGACAGACCTCTGTATAATATCATAACAATGATTGTGAATTATATTATATCTCTGGTCAATCAAGTAATCAGCtgtgaaaagaaaaaagtcACTAGCGGAAGCATCTGCATGCCATCTGAATGGGATAAGAAATATATAGCTCCTTTCAGACTTATGGTGAAGCTTGTCACATGCTACCCTTCTGCGGCTACTGTTGCTCTTGGTAAACTAATCAGTGTGGTAAAAGAACTATCTCAAATTAATGGCCGTGATTACTCTGAAGTTGCCGTTACCTCTGTTGAACCATTCCAGACAATTATTGCTCTTGAGGAATTGAACACCTCAAATGGCAATGTTGAACTTTTAGCTACAAGGATTGAAGCTTCTCCCATTGAAACAGACATTGGTAAGGGAAAATTGGATTCCTCCAAATTTGACCGCAAGAATAAAAGGTCCATTATGCATGATCTTACTCTTTGCACGCTCAGGTTTGGAAATGCTTGTCACGATGTTCTTTGTAAGACATCTGGTGCTAGATACAATCTCCATGATAGCATTAAGGGTCTAATTGAGTGCGTTCATCAGAATGACTCTCAATACTGGAGCACATATGAAGCCTTCCATCTGATAATGTGTGCTTGTATTGCCCGGGATACTTGTAAAATCAGAGATGGGAATCAGGAACCAGGTGATTCAAAAGAGGGGCCAAGTTTTTTCTTAACTCCTTCTGTTTGGATAGCTCAGGAATTATGTGCACTTCGAATGACCAAAATGCTtataaaaaaacagaaatactgGGAAGCTTATAGGTCTTCCATGTACTGTTGTCGTAAAGGTCTCTGGTTCACTGCTTCCTTTGTCTTCAGGAAACTGGCAGATGTATTTAATCCAGGCTCTTTCAGTTGTTGGTTCAAATCATTGCTACTTTTTTCTGCTGGGGAAATTGAGATGAAGCTATTACTTTTTCCCTCAGCAACTATAAAGTTAGTTGGTGAGCTAAAAACAGACAATGATCTTAGCGAGGAGCTTTACTGTGCTGAAACAGATCTTGACAGTATTCTCAGTGAATCTCAAGAGTTGCATGGTCACCAAGCAACAATCACTGGTATTTGTGGCAGAACAGGCTTAGCTAATGATGCTCTAGAATCAAATGCCGCCTCAGATTATGAATTCTTTTTCCAGAGATGGTTCATTAGCCTCAGATCATCATTTCTTGAGATGTTAACTGACATTCTTGGTATTCTTAGTGCAAATTCTTCTGCATATGAAGGAAGAGAAGATCATTTAAATGTATCTGGAGAGATTATCCAAGGCCAAATACTTGCTTTGGCTAGTTGCTCTTTAAGATTAAGTGATCTGGCAAAGAGTTATGATCTCCTTGCTGCATCCCATATGGACATGGATTGTCATAGCTCTAGTAGTTTAGCCAGGCTTGCTTTCATGTGCTCGCTGTTGGCATTTTGTACTGCATATTCTGTGGATTTCTCAAGAGCATGTAGTGATGTAGAGTCATGCAAGCTTCCGAAGAGGTTTTCTTATGCTTTGGTCCTACAAGATTTACATGGAAGAGTAGATGGGTTGGACAGGCAGATTGTTTCCAAACTGCAACAGTTCATGCCCACTTCTTTTGATGCACAGGTCTGTTTACAGTCCAGTGGACGAATGAACTGTTCTGGAGATCTTGAAAAGGATTCATATTCTCTTTGCCATTTTGCCGTGGCATCGTTGCTTTCCGCACATGGGAATGCTAAAGCTAATGGAATGACAAGAGGGTTGCAACTTCTGTCCACCATTTTGCAGAAGTTTATGGAATTGCCTTTTGTGGTTCCCAAGTACTTCTTCAGAGTAAG GCCTTGCCTTGGCGCTGAACTTTACATGTTTGTTTCAAATCCTGCGGACAAAAATGAAATGTCGGTAGAGCCTGGTTTCCAGTTGTCTCTTACTCTCTGCATGCAGTGGAAGCGTTTGTTAGAGAGAACTGCCATTCGCCCCATGAAATTGTACTGCATTCTAGCCACAAGCTCGGCACCCTGCTTAGACACAGCAGGAACAAGAAGGAAGCAGTTTGGACCGCACAAGACTGCCGAAATGGTTGAGCTTAATTCCAAGCTGCTGTGGTACTTAAGGAGTGATTTGAGGAAGGGCAGGGATGAGAAGGATTCCCAGTCCAGCTCAGAGATGGTTATGGCCTTTGCACGCTTCGAACCAGCTGATAGCGGGCAGGGATTCTCGGCTTGCTTGCTGAATGTCTCCTCGTTCCCTGAAGGTTTGTATCAGATAAAGTGGCACGCGTGCTGTGTCGACCAGAACGGCTCCTATTTCAGCCTCCTGCCTCTGACCGATGGTGTCGTCTTCTCTGTCCGGAAGTCCTGA
- the LOC101768682 gene encoding uncharacterized protein LOC101768682 codes for MALLCFLLDLRNIPPPLLHRLKQCLLHLANLYAAATPPPHHHASSSSADAGELPDRLALCYVHAPSSKSSSSCSSSWPELKIGYRPDEKFSLREFHRAVNNIPLDGFLPDQPGGSPPTGDVSLTDLFSNRAIYSWATDDISKKVIALCMSAQNPEALRRSLMEAAEQCVAVEFIMLEPEAAFMYGDVPENASSFVTRICDLENCVVRRYNPETQVLHGLVKRWLEELEDDKEETLQAAFLFRCPIIDSVKHIYCNLYASANQITDGFPSCQACKCHGRPIDFITPNKAKWTCPITSRQLAASDITDTAVRIGEQTVLFLPTSEGGSNLRRVSTSITFDVIERTELASMNEGVIMGRPFVVIPSSNDVEVALIDESSDQNTQIFYGLCETLFKLDQGLVCSSSCNTETMKTGTLQCYYLLQPSEKGPMLLRRLAGSEEILPLPAVSRDGNSKVTMEIKNSIETSLSKIAVKDYNPLQHERGFHSKLNRLVKDSLQFGSIDPASAPKDPHHVDSFSEPQVPTSQGLEGSRFLNQPEENAGGLNDHLHSFSEPQTSTFRTPPKENNLSSQCKKGMASPSISEEWEKLIIIDDLDDDFATPAPPRPAAGKPPRAKPPSPVKPLDEKTSRILERLEAPRAKKQRPANAGKGSTNAAPAPSRVASTQKRKPLQPFEPSASQPLKPTFNRLRRKLPT; via the exons ATGGCGCTGCTCTGCTTCCTGCTGGACCTGCGCAACATCCCCCCTCCCCTGCTCCACCGCCTCAAGCAG TGCCTGCTACACCTCGCCAACCTCTACGCCGCCGCAACGCCACCGCCTCACCACCacgcctcgtcgtcctccgccgacgccggcgaacTGCCCGACCGCCTGGCCCTCTGCTACGTCCACGCCCCCTCCTCCAAAtcgtcctcctcgtgctcctcctcttGGCCTGAG CTAAAGATTGGGTATAGGCCTGATGAAAAATTCAGCCTTCGAGAGTTCCACCGTGCTGTAAATAACATACCTCTGGATGGCTTTCTTCCTGACCAACCTGGTGGGTCTCCGCCTACTGGAG ATGTATCACTGACAGACCTTTTTAGCAATAGAGCCATCTATTCTTGGGCCACTGATGACATCTCCAAGAAAGTGATCGCTCTATGTATGTCTGCACAAAACCCAGAAGCTCTCCGAAGATCTCTTATG GAAGCAGCAGAACAGTGTGTTGCTGTGGAGTTTATAATGTTGGAACCAGAAGCTGCATTCATGTATGGCGATGTTCCTGAAAATGCCAGTTCTTTTGTAACCAGAATTTGTGATCTTGAGAACTGTGTGGTACGGAGATACAATCCTG AGACCCAAGTTTTGCATGGCCTGGTGAAGAGGTGGTTAGAAGAGCTGGAGGATGACAAGGAGGAGACACTGCAAGCTGCATTTCTGTTCAGATGTCCCATTATTGACTCTGTTAAACACATATATTGCAACCTGTATGCATCAGCCAATCAGATAACTGATGGTTTTCCATCTTGTCAG GCATGCAAGTGCCATGGTCGTCCTATTGACTTTATCACCCCAAATAAGGCAAAATGGACGTGTCCAATAACTAGTCGACAGCTTGCAGCTTCTGATATTACTGATACTGCTGTGAGGATTGGAGAACAAACGGTATTGTTTCTGCCTACTTCAGAAGGTGGCTCAAACTTACGGCGAGTCTCTACTTCCATTACTTTTGATGTAATTGAGCGCACTGAGTTAGCCTCAATGAATGAAG GAGTCATAATGGGGAGGCCTTTTGTTGTGATTCCCAGTTCAAATGatgttgaagttgctctaatTGATGAGAGTTCAGACCAGAACACTCAGA TTTTCTATGGCCTTTGTGAAACTCTTTTCAAGCTTGACCAGGGACTTGTTTGCTCCTCATCATGCAATACTGAAACGATGAAAACTGGAACTCTTCAGTGCTACTATCTTCTTCAACCATCTGAGAAGGGACCAATGCTTCTGAGG AGGCTTGCTGGATCTGAAGAGATATTGCCTCTCCCAGCCGTGAGTCGAGATGGAAACTCCAAGGTCACCATGGAGATCAAGAATTCAATTGAAACATCCTTGTCTAAG ATTGCGGTCAAGGATTACAACCCTCTGCAACATGAAAGAGGTTTTCATTCAAAACTGAATCGCCTGGTGAAGGACAGCCTGCAGTTTGG ATCAATTGATCCAGCCTCTGCCCCAAAGGATCCTCACCACGTTGATTCGTTCAGCGAGCCACAGGTACCAACAAGCCAGGGCCTCGAAGGAAGCAGGTTCCTGAACCAACCTGAGGAAAACGCTGGAGGTCTCAACGACCATCTCCACTCATTCAGCGAACCACAGACATCAACATTCAGAACTCCTCCCAAGGAGAACAATCTATCGAGCCAGTGCAAGAAAGGGATGGCCTCCCCCAGCATCAGTGAGGAGTGGGAGAAACTCATCATCATCGACGATCTCGATGATGACTTCGCCACCCCTGCCCCTCCCAGGCCTGCTGCTGGCAAGCCTCCCCGCGCCAAGCCGCCGTCTCCAGTTAAGCCGCTGGACGAGAAGACTTCAAGGATCCTGGAGAGGCTGGAGGCCCCCAGGGCGAAGAAGCAGAGGCCGGCTAATGCTGGCAAGGGCAGCACCAACGCGGCACCGGCACCCAGCCGTGTTGCCAGTACACAGAAAAGGAAGCCCCTGCAGCCGTTTGAGCCGAGCGCAAGCCAGCCGCTGAAACCAACCTTCAACAGGCTCAGGAGAAAGCTCCCTACCTGA